From one Vicinamibacterales bacterium genomic stretch:
- a CDS encoding aminotransferase class V-fold PLP-dependent enzyme yields MSLIYLDNAATSFPKPEDTYVFMDQFYRTHGVNPGRSGFDLCMETGQLVDDTRKLLTRFFNGTESDRLVFGYNSTDGLNLALFGMLGPGDHAVTTTVEHNAVLRPLHHLARHGGVEVDHVPFDSKGFVDPDAIARCFKANTKVVAINHASNVIGTVQPVAEIGRRCKERGIRLVVDASQTAGKIPIDVRAMNIDVLAFTGHKSLMGPTGIGGLYVQEGVEIRHTRAGGTGVRSAQRAHLDEYPWRLEYGTPNVLGIAGLKAGVEWILKTGLAAIEAHEMRLLRRLVEGIREIPGVTMYCQGDLTDHIAVMVFNVDGFEAGNTGTVLDVDHDIACRTGLHCAPMVHEQLGTDKIHGAVRFGIGPFNVDSDIEAAIRGVRDIAAARKPALAKN; encoded by the coding sequence ATGAGCCTCATCTACCTGGACAACGCGGCCACGTCGTTCCCGAAACCGGAAGACACCTACGTCTTCATGGACCAGTTCTACCGGACCCATGGCGTCAATCCCGGCCGATCCGGCTTCGACCTCTGCATGGAGACCGGGCAGCTCGTCGACGACACCCGGAAGCTCCTGACGCGCTTCTTCAACGGCACCGAATCCGATCGCCTGGTGTTCGGGTACAACTCGACGGACGGGTTGAATCTCGCGCTGTTCGGCATGCTCGGCCCGGGCGACCACGCGGTCACCACGACGGTCGAGCACAACGCGGTGCTGCGCCCGCTCCACCACCTGGCACGACACGGCGGCGTCGAGGTGGACCACGTGCCGTTCGACTCGAAGGGGTTCGTCGATCCCGACGCCATCGCGCGCTGTTTCAAGGCCAACACGAAGGTCGTGGCCATCAACCACGCGTCCAACGTGATCGGCACGGTCCAGCCGGTGGCGGAAATCGGTCGGCGCTGCAAGGAGCGCGGCATCCGGCTCGTCGTGGACGCCTCGCAGACGGCTGGCAAGATCCCAATCGACGTCCGGGCGATGAACATCGACGTGCTCGCGTTCACCGGACACAAGTCGCTGATGGGGCCGACGGGCATCGGCGGTCTCTACGTGCAGGAAGGCGTGGAGATCCGCCACACTCGCGCGGGCGGCACCGGCGTGCGCTCGGCGCAGCGCGCTCACCTCGACGAGTACCCGTGGCGGCTGGAGTACGGCACCCCGAACGTGCTGGGGATTGCCGGCCTCAAGGCCGGCGTGGAGTGGATCCTGAAGACCGGCCTCGCCGCCATCGAGGCGCACGAGATGCGGCTGCTCCGGCGTCTCGTGGAAGGCATCCGCGAGATCCCCGGCGTGACGATGTACTGCCAGGGCGATCTCACGGACCACATTGCCGTCATGGTGTTCAACGTGGACGGGTTCGAGGCCGGGAACACCGGCACCGTACTCGATGTGGACCACGACATCGCGTGCCGCACGGGCCTGCACTGCGCGCCGATGGTCCACGAGCAACTCGGCACGGACAAGATCCACGGTGCTGTGCGGTTCGGAATTGGCCCCTTCAACGTCGACTCGGACATCGAGGCGGCCATCCGGGGCGTGCGGGACATTGCCGCCGCCCGGAAGCCCGCGCTCGCCAAGAACTAG